A single Caretta caretta isolate rCarCar2 chromosome 2, rCarCar1.hap1, whole genome shotgun sequence DNA region contains:
- the COLEC12 gene encoding collectin-12 — protein MKDDFAEEEEVQSFGYKRFGIQEGTQCTKCKNNWALKFSIILLYILCALLTITVAILGYKVVEKMDNVTGGMETSHRRYTEKLTEVESGLKKLDDETGQKDMSTNKELSSFRSDILALRQQLQEIAEKTTKNKDTLEKLQDSGNVLDDRQSQMKGVLDSNSFMIISVNKTLQAYTGYINNLQQDTSNIQTNLQSQMHSHNVVIMNLNNLNLTQVQQRNLISVLQRSVDDTSQAIQRIKNDFQNLQQVVLQARKDTDWLKEKVQNLQMLAVNNSALAKANNDTLEDMNSQLSSFSGQMENITTVAQANEQNLKDLQEHHKDYENRTSAKFNQLEERFQLFETDIVNIISNISYTAHHLRTLTSNLNEVRTTCTDTLSKHTDDLTFMNNTLANIRLDSTSLRMQQDVMRSRLDIEVANLSLIMEEMKLVDSKHGQLIKNFTILQGPPGPRGPKGERGPQGPLGPTGLKGQKGEKGEPGPPGPAGEKGPVGPIGLPGEKGGKGSRGSPGSKGQRGSTGKTGLPGPNGDPGPPGPPGKDGPPGPQGPPGFQGLQGTVGEPGVPGPRGLPGLPGIPGMPGPPGPPGPPGPGMPMALKSEPTSIPEANGCSAHWKNFTEKCYYFSSEREIFEDAKVFCDEKSSHLVIINNKEEQQWIKRQIAGKGNFWIGLTDSEQENEWRWLDGTLPEYTNWKSGQPDNWSTGQGPGEDCAGLISAGLWNDFQCEDVNSFICEKDMDKA, from the exons TTGTAGAAAAAATGGACAACGTTACAGGTGGCATGGAGACATCCCACAGAAGATATACTGAAAAACTCACAGAAGTGGAGAGTGGTCTGAAGAAATTAG ATGATGAAACTGGACAAAAAGATATGAGCACTAACAAAGAACTTTCTAGCTTCAGATCTGATATTCTGGCTCTTCGCCAGCAGCTTCAGGAGATTGCAGAGAAAACCACCAAAAACAAGGATACACTGGAGAAGCTACAAGATTCTGGAAACGTATTAGATGACAGGCAGAGCCAAATGAAAGGTGTCTTGGATAGCAACTCTTTCATGATCATCAGTGTCAATAAAACTCTCCAAGCATACACTGGCTATATCAACAATCTCCAACAAGACACAAGTAATATCCAAACAAATTTGCAAAGCCAAATGCATTCTCATAATGTGGTCATCATGAATCTAAACAACTTAAATCTGACACAAGTTCAGCAAAGAAATCTTATCAGTGTTTTGCAGAGGTCTGTGGATGATACAAGTCAGGCTATCCAAAGAATCAAGAATGACTTTCAAAATCTGCAACAGGTTGTCCTTCAAGCACGAAAGGACACTGATTGGCTTAAGGAGAAAGTGCAAAATTTACAGATGTTAGCAGTCAACAACTCAGCCTTAGCCAAAGCTAATAATGATACACTTGAAGACATGAACAGTCAACTTAGCTCATTCAGTGGGCAAATGGAGAACATCACTACAGTTGCACAAGCCAATGAACAAAATCTTAAGGATCTGCAGGAGCATCATAAAGATTATGAGAACAGAACTTCTGCCAAGTTTAACCAGCTAGAAGAGCGCTTTCAGCTCTTTGAGACAGATATAGTCAATATCATTAGCAACATCAGCTATACTGCGCATCACCTGCGGACACTGACTAGCAATCTCAATGAGGTCAGGACAACTTGTACAGACACCTTAAGTAAACACACAGATGACCTGACTTTTATGAACAACACGCTAGCCAATATTCGTTTAGATTCTACATCTCTCAGGATGCAACAGGATGTGATGAGATCAAGATTAGATATTGAAGTTGCAAATTTATCACTAATTATGGAAGAAATGAAGCTGGTAGATTCCAAACATGGTCAGCTCATCAAGAACTTCACAATACTGCAAG GACCTCCAGGTCCAAGGGGACCTAAAGGGGAGAGGGGACCCCAAGGGCCTCTTGGTCCCACTGGTCTAAAAGggcaaaaaggagaaaaaggtGAGCCAGGGCCACCAGGACCTGCCGGTGAAAAGGGCCCAGTTGGGCCAATCGGGCTACCAGGAGAAAAAGGTGGGAAAGGTTCAAGAGGATCACCTGGCTCCAAAGGTCAGAGAGGTTCTACTGGCAAGACTGGTCTGCCAGGACCTAATGGAGACCCTGGACCACCAGGACCACCTGGCAAAGATGGTCCTCCAGGTCCACAAGGTCCACCTGGATTTCAAGGATTGCAAGGAACTGTTGGAGAGCCCGGGGTACCTGGACCTCGAGGACTGCCTGGTCTGCCTGGCATACCAGGGATGCCTGGGCCGCCTGGGCCACCTGGGCCACCAGGTCCAGGGATGCCTATGGCACTGAAAAGTGAGCCAACATCAATACCTGAGGCGAATG GTTGTTCTGCTCACTGGAAGAACTTTACAGAAAAATGCTACTACTTTTCATCTGAAAGAGAAATTTTTGAAGATGCAAAAGTTTTCTGTGATGAGAAGTCCTCACATCTGGTTATCATAAACAACAAAGAGGAGCAG CAATGGATAAAAAGGCAGATTGCTGGGAAAGGCAACTTCTGGATTGGGCTCACAGATTCAGAGCAAGAGAATGAGTGGAGATGGCTGGATGGAACCTTACCAGAGTACAC aaactggaaaagtGGGCAGCCTGATAACTGGAGTACTGGACAAGGGCCAGGGGAAGATTGTGCTGGATTAATCTCTGCTGGGCTCTGGAATGACTTTCAATGTGAAGATGT